Part of the Cellulomonas taurus genome, GCTTCACGCGTGCCACGTGATGCTCCTTGCTTGTCGGGGCTCGGGTGTGCCGCGGCCCTCAGGGCCGCACGGCATCAACGACCGAGCAGCTTCTTGATCTTGGGGGCGTCAGCCGCGGAGACGACCTGGTCCTGGGCGAGGCGCCGGGTGCGACGGCTCGACTTGTGCTCGAGTAGGTGGCGGGCGTTCGCCTGCTCGCGCATGAGCTTGCCGGTGCCCGTCACCCGGAAGCGCTTCTTGGCACCGGAGTGCGTCTTGTTCTTCGGCATGGCTGCCGCTCTCTCCTTGTCTCGTGTCCCGCACCTCGCGGTGTGGGACGCGTCCTGACGGGCCGGTGGGACCCGCAGGTGGGGTGGTGGTCCGGTTCAGCTCGTGGCCGACCGGCCGCGGGGGGCCGGACGGGCCGCGGGCTTCGGCGCGGGCCGCGGGGTGGGCTTCGGCGCACCGGCCTCCGCGTCGGCCGGAGCCGGTGCGGAAGGCGTGGCGGGCGTGGGCGTGGCGGCCGCAGGCTTCGCGGCGGCTGCCGACGTGGCTGCCGCGGGCTTCGCGGCAGCGGGCTTGGCAGCTGCGGCGGGCTTGGCGGCGGCCGGCTTGGCAGCAGCAGCGGGCTTGGTGGCCGGCTTCGGTGCCGTGGCGGGCTTCGGCGTGGCCGGAGCGGCGCTGGTGGCGGGCGCGGGGGTCTCGGCAGGGGCCGGGGTCTCGGCGACCGGCTCAGCAGGGGTCTCGACCGGGGCCTCGGCGGAGTCCAGCGGGGTGAGGTCGTCCTCGGAGGGCATGTCGAAGTCGACAGCCTCGGCCGGCGCGTCGGACTCGCTGCGCCGCGCACGACGCTGCTCGTTCTTCTGCTCGGACTTCTTCTTCACCGGGCCGAGGACCATGGTCATGTTGCGACCGTCCTGCTTCGGCATGCTCTCGACGAAGCCCAGCTCCGCCACGTCGTCCGCGAGCCGCTGCAGCAGTCGGACACCCATCTCCGGGCGGGACTGCTCACGACCACGGAACATGATCATGACCTTGACCTTGTCGCCGGCCGAGAGGAACCGCACGACGTGGCCCTTCTTGGTGGCGTAGTCGTGCGGGTCGATCTTGAGCCGGAAGCGGATCTCCTTGAGAACCGTGTTGCTCTGGTTGCGCCGGGCTTCACGGGCCTTCATGTCGGCCTCGTACTTGAACTTCCCGTAGTCCATGATCTTGCAGACCGGCGGACGGGCGGTCGGCGCGACCTCGACCAGGTCGAGGTCGGCGTCCTGAGCCAGGCGCAGTGCGTCCTCCACGCGGACGATGCCGACCTGCTCGCCGTTCGGGCCGACCAGGCGGACCTCGGCGACGCGGATCCGATCGTTGATGCGGGGCTCGCTGATGTGGTGCTCCTCGGTGTCTCGACGTAGTGACCACCAGGAACGGGAAAGGCCCCCGATCCTGAGCACAGGTGGGGGCCAACACGGTCGCGGGGTACACGAAGGCACCTACCGCACGGATCCACCACGGGGGCGATCCGCTGACCGAGACCTGGACTCTGCTGCGATCCGAGGATCGGCGGTCGAGACTCAGGTGGGAATGGCTTCCACTTGTGCACCCGGGTCATATGCGAGACACAACCCAGGCCAGTCGTAGACAACTGTACCAGACCCCCCGCCCGGGACGACGGGTTGCTGACACTCCGTCAGATGCCTACTTGAACAGTTCCAGAAAACCTGCCAGGGTTGCGGCCATGGAGCTCGACCAGCACGTCCACACCGACCCGGGCGACCTGCTGCGCGACCACGGGTTGCGGGTGACCGCGCCCCGGGTGGCGGTGCTGGCCGCCGTCGGTGCTCTCCCCCACGCCGATGCCGACACCATCCTCAAGCAGGCGCGGGCCACGCTGCCCACGGTGTCGGTCCAGGCGGTGTACGACGTGCTGCACGCGCTGACCGGCGCGGGCATCCTGCGCCGGATCGAACCCGCCGGGCACCCCGCTCGCTACGAGCGTCGGGTCGGCGACAACCACCATCACGTCGTCTGCACGTCCTGCGGCGAGGTCGGCGACGTCGACTGCGCCGTCGGTGCGGCGCCCTGCCTCACCCCGAGCTCGAGCTCGGGGTTCCAGATCCACACCGCCGAGGTCACCTACTGGGGACTGTGTCCCCGGTGCGCCGCGACCCCCTGAACTCCCCTCCCCCTGATCCCCCTGGACCGACCGGACACCCGTCCGGGCGGTGCCCAGCATGCCCGCGCACCGGGTCGCCCCGGTCGCACCCACGGAAGGAACACTCCATGACTCAGGAGAACCCCCCGACCACCACGACGAGCTTCGGCACGCCGGTCGCCTCCGACGCCCACTCGCTGACCGCCGGACCGGACGGCGTCACCGCGCTGCACGACCACTACCTGGTCGAGAAGCTCGCGCAGTTCAACCGCGAGCGGATCCCGGAGCGCGTGGTGCACGCCAAGGGCACCGGTGCCTTCGGCGAGTTCGTGGTCACCGAGGACGTGTCCGCCTACACCCGCGCCGCCCTGTTCCAGCCGGGCGCCACCAGCGAGATGCTGCTGCGGTTCTCCACCGTGGCCGGCGAGCAGGGCAGCCCGGACACCTGGCGGGACGTGCACGGCTTCGCGCTGAAGTTCTACACCTCCGAGGGCAACCTGGACATCGTCGGGAACAACACCCCGGTGTTCTTCATCCGGGACGGCATGAAGTTCCCCGACTTCATCCATTCCCAGAAGCGGCTGCCCGGCTCCGGTCTGCGCGACGCCGACATGCAGTGGGACTTCTGGACGCTGTCGCCGGAGTCCGCGCACCAGGTCACGTACCTGATGGGCGACCGTGGCCTGCCGACCACCACCCGGCACCTGAACGGCTACGGCTCGCACACCTACCAGTGGATCAACGCCGCCGGTGAGCGGTTCTGGGTCAAGTACCACTTCATCTCCCGCCAGGGGCTGGAGTCCTTCACCCCGGAGCAGGCCGAGCAGATCGCCGGCGCCGACGCCGACTACCAGCGCCGGGACCTCTACGAGGCGATCGAGCGCGGCGACTTCCCGACCTGGGACGTCTACGTCCAGGTGATGCCCTACGAGGACGCCAAGACCTACCGGTTCAACCCCTTCGACCTGACCAAGGTGTGGCCGAAGGGCGACTACCCGCGGATCAAGGTCGGGCACTTCACGCTGAACCGGAACCCGCGCAACTTCTTCGCCGAGATCGAGCAGGCGGCGTTCTCCCCCGCCACCCTGGTGCCGGGCACCGCGATCTCGCCGGACAAGATGCTGATGGCCCGGGTGTTCTCCTACCCGGACGCCCAGCGCTACCGGGTGGGCACCAACTACGCCCAGCTGCCGGTGAACGCCGCCAAGTGCCCGGTGCACTCCTACACCGCCGACGGTGCGCAGCGGCACGACTTCAACGCGCCCGAGGTGCCGGTGTACGCGCCGAACAGCTTCGGCGGGCCGGTGGCCTCCGCCGTCGCCGCCGGTGAGGGATCGTGGGAGTCGGACGGCGAGCTGGTGCGGGCCGCCGCCACCCTGCACGCCGAGGACGACGACTTCGGCCAGGCGGGCACCCTGTACCGGGACGTCTTCGACGAGGGTGCCAAGGTCCGGTTCCAGGAGACGCTGGTCGGGCAGTACCGCGCTCTCACCGTCGACCGAGTCAAGGAGCGGTTCCTCTGGTACTGGACCCAGGTCGACGCCGGCCTCGGCGCCACCCTGCGCGAGCTGATCGCCGCCGGTGACGGCGGCGCGCCGATCGACCAGCCCAGCGACACCGACGTCTGAGGTGCGCATCGGCCGTCCACTCCCTCGGGGGTGGACGGCCGATCACCACCGGCATGTGAGGATCAGTCCATGACCGAGAACCCGGATGCCACCGCCGCCGTCCGTGACATCGCCGATGTCGCCGCCGTCGAGGTGATCACCACCGCCGCCGTGCACCTGATGAGCGCCGCCGCGGTGAAGTGCGGCCTGTCGCCGGACACCGACGAGTACACCGGTGCCGAGCTCCAGGACCTGGACGAGGCGCGCAAGTTGATCACCGCCCTCGCGGCCCTGGTCACCGCGTCCGCGCCGGACATCGGCAACCAGCACGCGCGGTCGCTGCGGGACGGCCTGCGGTCGTTGCAGCTGGCGTTCCGCGAGGCGTCGCCGTTCCCGGACGCCCTCGGCGAGGGGCCGGGCGAGAAGTTCACCGGCGCCGTGAGCTGACCGAGGTCCGTCCGCCCCGGTCGCTCCGTCCGCCCCGTCTGCCCGGTCGTCGCAGCACCGCCATCGCCGCCAGCCCGGTCCCGGCCAACACGACACCGGCGCCGCCCGCGAAACCGAATCCCGCCTGGGCACCCAGCGCGTCGATCACCGCCCCGGTCACCGGGGCGCCCACGGCACCGCCGAGGGTGTTCGCGGTGCCGCTCCACCCCATCACCTCGCCGCGCCGGTGCTCCGGCACCATCCGGACCAGCGAGGCGTTGATCGAGGACAGCGCCGCCGCACAGGGCAGTCCGGCGATCACGATGGCCACCGCCAGCTGGGTCGGGGTCTGCGCCAGCGCGGCCGGCACGGTGAACAGGCCGAACAGGGCGACCAGGGTCAGCGGGTGCAGCTCCCACGGCGCCGCCCCGTAGACCAGACCGCCGACCGCCGAGCCCAGGCACCACAGCGCCACCACCCAGCCCACCGACCCGGGCCGACCCCAGTCCTCCAGCGCCGCCACGATGCTCACATCGGTGCCGTTCAACAGCACGGCCACCGAGGACGCCGCCGCGAGCACGATGAGCAACCCGGGGCTGAGCCAGCGACGGTCCGCCACCGGCTGCTCGACGGTGGGGGCGGGAGCGGTCACCGGCAGCACCGTGCTCGTGCCCCCGTGCCGGGCGTCGCGCTGGACCGAGGTGGTCGGCGGGTCGGCCCAGAACAGTGCCACCCCGGCGACCACGGTGCTGGCCCCGACCACGGTGAGCGCCACGGTGGTCGAGAGCGACGTCGCGAGGAACGCCGCCAGCACCGGCCCGACCATGAAGGTCAGCTCCGTGCACACCGAGTCGAACGCGAAGGCGGTGCGCTGCTGCTCGGCCGGGACCAGCACCGACAACGACTGGCGCACCACGCTGAACACCGGCACCAGGAACGCCCCGGCCACCACCGCCGCCACGATCAGCCAGCCGTAGCCGAGCCGGGGCGCGATCACCCAGATCACCGACGACACCAGCACCGAGGGGATCAGCGCCCGGCGCAGGCCGATCCGGTCCACCCGACGGCCACGCCACGGGGCACCGATCGCCATGCCCACCGTCATCGCGGCGGCGACCAGGCCCGCCTCGGCGTAGCTGCGGTGCAGGGACAGCACGACGTGCAGCGTGAGGGTCACGCCGGTCATCGCATGCGGGATCCGCGCGACGAAGGCGATCAGGGTGAGCGGCAGCACGCCGGGCAGGCGCAGGACGGAGCCGTAGGAACCGAGGGACACGAGTGACCATTCTTCCTGCCGGTCACCGGTGCTCCGGACCGTGGTCGCGCGGTTCCGTCCCGGGGACGGTCCCCGTAGGGTGATCCGGTGACCGTCGCCGGAACCGGGGACCCCGTGGGTCCGTTCCCCTCCCCCGACGAGACCGTCGTGTCCGGGGCAGCGACCGAGGCCCTGGCCATCGAGTCCCGCAAGCGCCGCCGCCTCCGGTCGATCGCCCTCGTGCTGGCGGTGCTGCTGGTCGGGGTGTCGGCCCTCGCCACGTTCTTCTGGGTGCGCGGCGACCGGTGGGCCGCCTATGCCGCCGGGGTCGAGTCGGACGCCGGGGAGATCGGCGAGGACCTGGCCCAGTTACGCGCCGAGCACGAGGGCACCGTCGCGGAGCTGACCACAGTGCAGGAACAGCTCGCCGCCTCCCAGCAACGGGTCACCGAACTGGCCGCGGAGAAGGCCGAGGTCGGCGACGACCGCGAGGCGCAACGCCAACTGGTCGACTACCAGGAGCGGATCTCCGCCGCCGCCGGGTCGGTCGCCACCTCCTTGAACGAGTGCATCAACCGGCAACAGGAACTGCTCGGCTACCTGGACAACGCCGCCGCCTACGACCCGGCGGACGTGACCCGGTTCCGCCAGCAGGTCGATGCCCTGTGCGCCAGTGCCTCCACCGCCAACGACTCCCTGCAACAGGAGCTGGCCCGCGGCGCGACCGGGACCGGCGGATGACGGCACGGCCCACGCGAACGCGGTCGGTGCTGATCGGCGTGAGCGTGCTGCTGCTCGCCGGGTGCTCGTCCTTCACCCTCCCCGGCGACCCGCCCACCGATCTGGTGCCGTCCAGCGCGCCCTTCGCCACCCCGACGTCGACCGGCAACCTGTCGCCGGACGGCTTCGACGCAGCACAGCGGATGTCGGTCAGGGTGCGCAACGTCGGCTGCGGGTCGGTCAGCACCGGCTCCGGCTTCGCGATCGACGAGCACACGCTGATCACGAACAAGCATGTGGTCGCCGACTCGGCCGAGCTGCAGCTGAGCACCTACGACGGCCGGGACGTCACCGTCGCCACCGCCGCCTCCGCCTCCCTCGCCGACCTCGCGCTGGTCCGCACCGATGACGCGCTGCCGTCGGCGACCCAACTCGGCGACGCCGATCCGGCACCCGGCGACCCGATCACGGTGGTCGGTTACCCCGAGGGCGGCGAACTCACGGTCACCAGTGGCCGGGTGATCGGCACCACCCCGGACCCGCTGAACAGCAACCTCGGCGAGGTGCTGCTCACCGACGCCGCCGTCGAGCCGGGCAGCTCCGGGTCGGCGGTGCTGGACAGTGCCGGTCACGTGGTCGGCGTGGTGTACGCCAAGAACCAGGCGGGGCAGAGCTTCGTGGTGCCGGTCAGCACGTTGCGCACGATCCTCGGCGACGAGGGTGCGCTGATCCCGACGGTGGCCTGCTCAGCGGGATGACGGCGCGTCACGCCCCGGGGCTTCCGGGCGCGCCGTCGACGTGCCACGGTGGGACCGATTCCGCGTCAACGACCACAGGAGAGACCCGATGAGCGAGCACGACGTCACGAGCGGACCGGACGAGAGCGACCTGTCCGCACTGACCGCGGCTGCCAGCGACACCCTCTCGGTGCGGCGGGTGTTCGGCGATGCCTACGAGCAGGACGGCGCGTTGATCATCCCGGTGGCGGTGGTGCTGGGCACCCACGTGCGCGCCAGTGCGGGCGGCCGGGGCCGGGTGGGCGACGGACGGCGCCGAGGTCGATCCGGTGGCCAGGTGACCGGGGCGGACGGCGGGGTGAGCGCGGACGCACCGACGGCCGGCTCGGGGACCGCGACCGACGCGTCCACGGCCACCGCCGCATCCGCGCCCGGTGCGACCAGCACCACCGCCGAGTCCGCACCCGGCGGGCCGCACGTCCGCGGTGGTGCCGCGCGGTGGTGGGGGCATCTGCGCCCGGTGGCCGGTCAGGCTCGCGGGGCGGGCCGCGCCGGGGCGGGCGGGTTCGCCAGTCACGCCCGACCGCTCGGGGTCTATGTGGTGCGCGACGGCGAGGTGACCTGGCGGCCGGCGCTCGATCTCAACCGGGTGATCCTCGGCGGGCAGATCGTCGGAGCCGTGGTCGGGACCGCCCTCGCGGTGACGCTGCCGATCGCCGCGGCGCTGGCCCGGCGCCGCTGACCGGAACCGGTGAACGAGGCTGACCGCAACCGCTGGGCGGCGCAGCCGACCGACGCCGTGTGGGGGCCGGTCAGCGCAGCCGCACCTGCACGGAGTCGACCCGGCGGGTGACGGTCTCACTGCCCGCCAGGGCGGCACCCACGGCACGGAGCACCGCATCCACGGTGCCGCGGTCCAGTCCGGGCACCAGGTGCAGGTCGACCGAGACTTCGGCGCGGTCGCCGGGGACCACACGCAGCTCCCGGATCGCCGGGCGTTCCGTGGTCGGTGCCGAGGTCGCGGGGGCCGAGCGCCGCCACCAGCGGCGAGGCTGCTCGGTCGCGGCGGCGGCCGGTGCCGGGTCGCCGACCGCGACCGCCGCGGTGATCGCCTCGCGCACCGCGTCCCGGACCTCCGGTGCCACGATGCGGTCGGCGCCGGTGCCGGTGACGGCGGGCGACCAGTCGATCTGCTGGGCGAGGGCCCAGACCGCGGGACGGGGCACCAGCACGGTGACCGGACCACCCGGGTCGAGGACCAGCAGCTCCCAGCCCTCCTCCACGGCGGACAGCGCCGCCCGGGCGATCTCGGTCGGCACCGGGCGGGCGTCGGCGCGCCAGGCGGTCATCGCCGCCACCGAGCTGAACACCGGCAGTGCGGTGCGGCCGTCCGGCGCTTGCAGGGCGACGATGCCGGCGGACGCCTGCCGGTCGACGGTGTGGGCGTGACCGTGCACCTCGACGGTCTCGGTCGCCTCCGCCTCGGCGAGCACCGGCACCAGCACCCGGGTCCCGGCCAGCGCGGCAATCACGTCCGCGAGCTCGGCGACCGCTCGGGGATCGCCGGAGCCCGTCGACCGCGTCCGGCCGTAGGCACGGAGCACCGCCGCGAGCGTCGGGTCCGCCGACCCGTCGTCGCCGGAGAACGCCGAGGTCGGCGGCAGTTCCCGCCCGGTCACGGACGGCCCGCGACGTCCAGCGCCTCGGGCAGCGTGAACGCTCCGGCGTACAGCGCCTTGCCCACGATCGTGCCCTCGACACCCTCGCCGACGAGTGCCCGCAGCGCCCGCAGGTCGTCGAGGGAGGAGATGCCACCGGAGGCGACCACGGGGGCGTCGGTGCGACGGCAGACCTCGCGCAGCAGCTCGACGTTCGGTCCGCGCAGGGTGCCGTCCTTGGTGACGTCGGTGACGACGTAGCGGGCGCACCCGGCGTCGTCGAGTCGCGCCAGCACCTCCCAGAGGTCGCCGCCCTCCTGGGTCCAGCCGCGGGCGGCCAGCGTGGTGCCGCGGACATCGAGTCCGACCGCGATCTGGTCCCCGTGCCGGGCGATCGCCGCGGCGGTCCACTCCGGGTCCTCCAGTGCGGCGGTGCCGAGGTTGACCCGGGCGGCGCCGGTGCTCAGCGCACGCTCGAGCGAGGCGTCGTCCCGGATGCCACCGGACAGCTCGACCCGGACGCCCCGGCCGGTGAGGTCGGCGGTCACCTCGGACAGCAGTGCGGCGTTCGACCCGCGACCGAAGGCCGCGTCCAGGTCGACCAGGTGGATCCATTCGGCGCCCCCGGCCTGCCAGTCGAGCGCGGCGGACAGCGGGTCACCGTAGGAGGTCTCCGAGCCTGCCTCGCCCTGGACCAGACGCACCGCCTGACCATCGGCGACGTCGACGGCGGGGAGCAGCACAAGGCGGTCGGTGGTCATGGAACTCCTCGGTGGGTGGTGCGGGAAGGGGGCGTCAGGACAGGGTCTGGACCCAGTTGCGCAGCAGGGCCGCGCCGGCGTCACCGGACTTCTCCGGGTGGAACTGGGTGGCCGACAGCGGGCCGTTCTCCACCGCGGCGACGAAGCGGCCGCCGTGGTCGGCCCAGGTGACCCGGGGCGCGGTGAACAGGTCGGGATCGGCGGTCTGCTCCAGCGGGAAGGACCGGGCGGCGTAGGAGTGCACGAAGTAAAACCGTTCGTCCTCGATGCCGTCGAACAGTCGGCTCCCGCTCGGCGGCTCGACGGTGGCCCAGCCCATGTGCGGCACCACGTCGGCCTCCAGGCGGTCGACCAGACCGGGCCACTCACCGAGGCCGTCGGTCAGCGTGCCGTGCTCGTCGCCCTGGGCGAACATCACCTGCATCCCGACGCAGATGCCGAGCACCGGACGCCCACCGGCGAGGCGCCGGTCGACGATC contains:
- a CDS encoding catalase, with product MTQENPPTTTTSFGTPVASDAHSLTAGPDGVTALHDHYLVEKLAQFNRERIPERVVHAKGTGAFGEFVVTEDVSAYTRAALFQPGATSEMLLRFSTVAGEQGSPDTWRDVHGFALKFYTSEGNLDIVGNNTPVFFIRDGMKFPDFIHSQKRLPGSGLRDADMQWDFWTLSPESAHQVTYLMGDRGLPTTTRHLNGYGSHTYQWINAAGERFWVKYHFISRQGLESFTPEQAEQIAGADADYQRRDLYEAIERGDFPTWDVYVQVMPYEDAKTYRFNPFDLTKVWPKGDYPRIKVGHFTLNRNPRNFFAEIEQAAFSPATLVPGTAISPDKMLMARVFSYPDAQRYRVGTNYAQLPVNAAKCPVHSYTADGAQRHDFNAPEVPVYAPNSFGGPVASAVAAGEGSWESDGELVRAAATLHAEDDDFGQAGTLYRDVFDEGAKVRFQETLVGQYRALTVDRVKERFLWYWTQVDAGLGATLRELIAAGDGGAPIDQPSDTDV
- the priA gene encoding bifunctional 1-(5-phosphoribosyl)-5-((5-phosphoribosylamino)methylideneamino)imidazole-4-carboxamide isomerase/phosphoribosylanthranilate isomerase PriA, which codes for MTTDRLVLLPAVDVADGQAVRLVQGEAGSETSYGDPLSAALDWQAGGAEWIHLVDLDAAFGRGSNAALLSEVTADLTGRGVRVELSGGIRDDASLERALSTGAARVNLGTAALEDPEWTAAAIARHGDQIAVGLDVRGTTLAARGWTQEGGDLWEVLARLDDAGCARYVVTDVTKDGTLRGPNVELLREVCRRTDAPVVASGGISSLDDLRALRALVGEGVEGTIVGKALYAGAFTLPEALDVAGRP
- a CDS encoding SseB family protein produces the protein MTGRELPPTSAFSGDDGSADPTLAAVLRAYGRTRSTGSGDPRAVAELADVIAALAGTRVLVPVLAEAEATETVEVHGHAHTVDRQASAGIVALQAPDGRTALPVFSSVAAMTAWRADARPVPTEIARAALSAVEEGWELLVLDPGGPVTVLVPRPAVWALAQQIDWSPAVTGTGADRIVAPEVRDAVREAITAAVAVGDPAPAAAATEQPRRWWRRSAPATSAPTTERPAIRELRVVPGDRAEVSVDLHLVPGLDRGTVDAVLRAVGAALAGSETVTRRVDSVQVRLR
- a CDS encoding Fur family transcriptional regulator, which translates into the protein MELDQHVHTDPGDLLRDHGLRVTAPRVAVLAAVGALPHADADTILKQARATLPTVSVQAVYDVLHALTGAGILRRIEPAGHPARYERRVGDNHHHVVCTSCGEVGDVDCAVGAAPCLTPSSSSGFQIHTAEVTYWGLCPRCAATP
- the rpmI gene encoding 50S ribosomal protein L35 — translated: MPKNKTHSGAKKRFRVTGTGKLMREQANARHLLEHKSSRRTRRLAQDQVVSAADAPKIKKLLGR
- a CDS encoding MFS transporter, which produces MSLGSYGSVLRLPGVLPLTLIAFVARIPHAMTGVTLTLHVVLSLHRSYAEAGLVAAAMTVGMAIGAPWRGRRVDRIGLRRALIPSVLVSSVIWVIAPRLGYGWLIVAAVVAGAFLVPVFSVVRQSLSVLVPAEQQRTAFAFDSVCTELTFMVGPVLAAFLATSLSTTVALTVVGASTVVAGVALFWADPPTTSVQRDARHGGTSTVLPVTAPAPTVEQPVADRRWLSPGLLIVLAAASSVAVLLNGTDVSIVAALEDWGRPGSVGWVVALWCLGSAVGGLVYGAAPWELHPLTLVALFGLFTVPAALAQTPTQLAVAIVIAGLPCAAALSSINASLVRMVPEHRRGEVMGWSGTANTLGGAVGAPVTGAVIDALGAQAGFGFAGGAGVVLAGTGLAAMAVLRRPGRRGGRSDRGGRTSVSSRRR
- a CDS encoding S1C family serine protease, with product MTARPTRTRSVLIGVSVLLLAGCSSFTLPGDPPTDLVPSSAPFATPTSTGNLSPDGFDAAQRMSVRVRNVGCGSVSTGSGFAIDEHTLITNKHVVADSAELQLSTYDGRDVTVATAASASLADLALVRTDDALPSATQLGDADPAPGDPITVVGYPEGGELTVTSGRVIGTTPDPLNSNLGEVLLTDAAVEPGSSGSAVLDSAGHVVGVVYAKNQAGQSFVVPVSTLRTILGDEGALIPTVACSAG
- a CDS encoding DUF1844 domain-containing protein encodes the protein MTENPDATAAVRDIADVAAVEVITTAAVHLMSAAAVKCGLSPDTDEYTGAELQDLDEARKLITALAALVTASAPDIGNQHARSLRDGLRSLQLAFREASPFPDALGEGPGEKFTGAVS
- the hisH gene encoding imidazole glycerol phosphate synthase subunit HisH → MSAPDVVVLDYGFGNVRSAVRALERVGAAVELTGDPHRAAEADGLVVPGVGAFAAVMAGLREVRGDQIVDRRLAGGRPVLGICVGMQVMFAQGDEHGTLTDGLGEWPGLVDRLEADVVPHMGWATVEPPSGSRLFDGIEDERFYFVHSYAARSFPLEQTADPDLFTAPRVTWADHGGRFVAAVENGPLSATQFHPEKSGDAGAALLRNWVQTLS